DNA from Triticum aestivum cultivar Chinese Spring chromosome 7D, IWGSC CS RefSeq v2.1, whole genome shotgun sequence:
aataggcaaaaaaacagcaatttgggctggccctccggttagtaggttagtcccaaaaatgatataaaagtgtaaagtaaagcccgtaaacatccaaaacaggtaatataatagcatgaaacaatcaaaaattatagatacgttggagacgtatcacatgcacTGGCATGAGGCAAGTATCACATAACTCAGTCACGCATTCAGCAATAAAATGGCCCTTCTCACCACAACGATAACACAACATCTTCTCCTTTTTACGAGCCCACTTGGAAGCTCTATCACCGTCTGGCTTGTCAGCAGCACCGACGGTGCCTGTCACCATGGGCTTAGTCTCAGGCACCTCAGCATTAGACAGCGCCGTCACCGCATCCATAACCTGGCCGGACAACTCCGGCGTTTGTCCGGAAGCAGCCACCTCCGAGGAGGCTGTTGACTCAACAACGGCGGGCGGTGGAGTCTGATGGTAACGGTTCCTACCACTGCGACCACCATGATGACCGCGGTAACCACCTCTCTGCCGGTAATCTGGGCCAGATGCCCCCTCAACAAAGCCTCCCGGGGACCGTAAAAAGGTCTTTCTGTTGTTCCATCACTCTGTCATGCATATCCACGCCCGCCGCCTACCGACGACGAGCCACGATGTTGGCCATCACCATAAGCGTTGTAACCATCATCACCCCATTGTCCCCGAGGCGGTCCATTACCACCGTGGTTTGCCGGGAATCGAGCATGTCCGGCGCCTCCATCGCCCACATGCTCAGGTGGCCCAGTTCGAGACGCAGCCAGCAACCCCGAATTCTGAGGCGGCGGTGTGTGCATCATCTGCACCGGCCCGGCCCGTTTCTGCGGCGGCCGCGCGACAAAGTGAGGTGGCAGCGCAGCCCGAGGCTGCTGTGCACGTGCCAGCGGCTGCTGCTTCCGGGGCGCCAGCACGACTATCCTGGGTGCCGGAGGCCTCGGCCCCTGCTCTCCCACGCCACGACCCGCAGCGGCTGGCACGGGCGCCACCACAGCCGGCCCAGAGGCCGACGGCCTAGGCACCTGCGCACCACCGCCGCGACCCACAGCGGCCGGCATGGGCACCGGAGGCCTCAGTCCCGGCGGAACACCTCCACGCCCAGCCATGGTCGCGAGAGTAGGGATACGAGCGGCGCGACCAGGTCCACACGTAGGGAACCCGCGGATGGCGCTGCGTGGACGAACCCTAGGCGGCGGCAGCACAGGACTACGATCACGACGACAGGGCGAAACCGTGCATGCGGCTACGTGATTGCCCGTATATGAAACCGCTTTTggctgggcctcatacccagctaCTTCCAGTCCGATCCGCCGAGATACGTCGATCAGCGCCTCACGACTCGCATGCTCGGCCACATACCCACTCATGCATGATCCCAAGTCGGCCCGCTCGGCCTCATGCCCAGCTTGGCCCAAAAGGTGATTCAAACGAGATGCCCTGGCCGCCCGGATCTCAGCCGCCGTGCtggtcgccggcgccggcgccgccgccggccgaaccttcctcttcttctttctagTTACTCGAGTCCAATAATCTGGCCAAATGAAATCTGACAAAGTAATTGGCTTGATACATACCTTGGGTATAGGACCTTTCCATTGCTGGATCGCGGAGGCCGCCGTCCTCCGGTGAACAATCGGAGAACCAACTCCACCTTGTCCTCAGGGTGCAATCCTTGCCGAGCCGGCATacccaaccactgagccaaggctctctttACAACAAAAAACAAATGCCACGGAGATATATCAGTTCCAACGCCAAGAAAAAATGAGGTCCCAGGGGAAAAGGAAATGAGATCCGCGTACCATGCCATCCGCACATCCCATCCTATCAAATCCAAGTCGTTGGTGGCTCGTCCTCTCTTCTCTTCCTCTGCACGTGGCTTCCTTTGCCAATGGATGGATGGAGCACATGCGCACGACATTGTCAAGCCTTCGTCCTGTGCTCTCTGCAAAACACCTCCGTCCCGCAAGCGCAAACTGCATCGATAACCCCCTCCGTCCGTTTTTGCAAGGATCAATCCCCTCGCTCTCAAATCTCAACTAATATCCCTGGCTCCATCACTCACTGGTGTTGTCCTGTGATTTACTCTGGTCTCTCTCTGGGCACAAATACTAGTATGTTTTTCCCTTCCAGTAGGGAGCAGGAAATCCAGCTACGGATGGAATGCATTGCACAATATGGTGTTGTTCAGCAGCTAATAAGTTCAGGAACACGTTGTTGTTGCTTGGAGTGGAGTGGCATCCTTCACATAGATTAATGTGAGTACAGTGAGGCATCCTAGTATGTTTAGCATCTTTACTAGCTAAAGCCCAACACTACTTCTCCACCTCAGTCTTTTTACTAGCTAAAGCCTAATACTCCTCCACATCAGCCTTTTGGACCCGAGAAAGCCTACCATAGTATTTAGCTCTTTTCCAAGCAACGGCAGCTGTGTACTGCCCTATAGACTGGGTTTGATCAACAATACGAACTTAACGGCAGGCATTTGGTATGTGACCAAGAGAGGCAGACATATGGAGCTCTGGGGTGCTGCTCTACGAGCTCATGACGGGGCGAGTAGAAGCTGCGTGACTATGTGAAGCCATATCAATATCATCTCCGACACCAACATATCAAGTCGGTGACGAAGCAGGCCAGAGTAGTGAACCGCTGCCAAGCCAAGATGCTCAAGACAAGGCAAGTGCTAGAATGGGCAAGGTACATTGCTGAATTCTAGTTGAACCTGTGCGATAGCTGGAAACGTCTTGCCTGTTGAGGCCGACGGATACGTGTTAATATAGTGGGGCGCACCTCCCATATAGTGCATACAATGTGGTTTAGATTACAGGAGATTTTCAGGGAGAAGATAGAACTTGGAGAGAAAGAAACAACTCATCTCTATCTATCCTAACTACCTCTAGGTGCGGCTCAACTTTAGATGCACCATATACCACGTACCATAACGTGACAGCATGtttgacaccctcccttaatcacaacttcatcaagttgagattatgcttgaagtcTTCAAAACTCTTTGTGGGCAAGGGctttgtgaatccatctgcaatTTGATCTTTGGAATGCACAAACCGAATGTCAAGTTGTCTTTGAGCAACtctctctgacaaaatgaaaatctatcTCTATATGCTTTGTTCTAGCATGGAATACAGGATTAGCAGAAAGATAAGTAGTACCAAGGTTGTCACACCACAAGCATGGAGCTTGTTTGCTCTTCACACCAAGTTCTTTCAACATAGACTCAACCCATATGATTTCAGCCGTGGCATTTGCTAATGCCTTGTACTCTGCCTCAGTGCTTGACCTAGAGACAATAGCCTGCTTGCGTGCACACCATGATATCAGGTTAGGTCCAAAAAATACTGCAAAACCTCCTGTGGAGCGCCTGTCATCCAGGCAGCCTGCCCAATCAGAGTCggagaaggcactgacaagagtaGAGGATGACTTGCTGAAATTCAGACCTATACTCAGAGTATGTTTAACATATCTAATGATACGTTTGGCAGCTGTCAAGTGAACAGTGGTAGGTGCATGCAAAAATTGGCAAACTTTGTTGACAGCAAATGAGGGATCAGGCCTGGTAAGAGTTAGGTACTGAGGAGCTCCTACTAGACTTCTATACTTTGTGCTATCTTCCTGACTCAAAGGTTTACCTTCCATAAGTGGCAACTTTTCTGAGCTGGATAATGGAGTGAGAGAGGGTTTACAACCTTGTAGTCCTGCCTTTTTAACCTGATCAGTTGCATACTTAGCTTGAGAAAGGTGAAGTCCATTCAAATGCTTCtttacctcaatcccaagaaaatagtgcaagtctccaagatccttcaacGCAAAATCTGTACTCAAGTCTTTCAATAGTCCTCTAATtgcttcatcagatgaactggttacaattatatcatcaacatagatgagaacaaatatgcatgtatttgATCTGTTATAAATGAACAATGATGTGTCTGACTTAGAGGGAACAAATCCAAGTGTTTGCATCTTGTGATAGAGACGTGAGTACCACGCCCTTGGAGCTTGCTTTAATACATATAAAGCTTTATCAAGTTTGCACACATAGGAGGGAGTTTTCTTactttcaaacccaggaggttgtttcatatacacttcctcttccagaacaccatgaagaaacacgTTCTGTACGTCAAGCTGCCTCAGACTCCATCCCCTGAAAACAGCAATGGACAAAACAAGACGAATAGTAGCTGCTTTTACCACAGGACTAAACGTAtcctcatagtctatgccataTCGCTGTTTGAAGCCTTTTGCAACTAGCCTAGCCTTATAGCGATCAATGGTTCCATCAGATCTCCTCTTAATCCTAAAAACCCACTTGCAATAAATCAAGTTTTTACCTTGCTGTGGAGGAACGACCAAGTGCCAAGTCTTATTTTTCTTTAATGCCATGTATTCTTCATTCATTGCCTTCTTCCACTTATCATCGCAAAGTGCTGCATCAAGGGTTGCTGGCTCATCTGGTTCTCCTATGGAACAAACCAAACCATATTTGGTTACATGTTTATAATTTAAAGGCTAAATTAACCCTTGTTGGAGCCATGTTCATCGTGATGGAGGAGCAGCAGAATCCGCAGCCACAGAGGATCCAGCGGGCTGCATAGGTGGATCAGCAACAGATCCCGAGGGAGATCTTGCCACGGACCCAGCAGCAGTTCCAGTCGGCGCAGGGTTGGCCGGATCTTCTGTGGCCGCTGCCTGAAGCGCCTCGTCCAGAGTTGGCGCAGAAGATCCCGAAGCGGGAGCCCGCTCATCATTGCGCGATGATGGCGCTGTGGCTCGGGTCCGCGCGCCGGTCGGTCGATCAACACCGGTGGGACCGGCTCCGGGGTCCGCGTCCGTGCTGGCCAGCGCGGATTCGCGCCGCTGGTACGTGACGGGGCGGGCGCCGTACCGCGTGCCGCCTGGGGGGACCCGCATGTCGGGCGTGGCCCACGTGTCGGTCGTGGAGGCGCGCGAATCTGGCGGGGCGGTGCACACGCCTGCACCTGTCGCCCTTGCAATCCCGAGGAGGATCTGTCCCCTGGCGCATTGTCTCCTGCCACGGGATACATGAAATATGGCCCAAATTTTGCACCGTTTTGGTGTTTTCTTCATAATTTTCTCCTGTTTCATCAACACAAACCTCATGCATGCCATTAGGTGAGTTAGTCAACGAATGATCATCAATATTTGGTCCCCCTTTATCAAAACTAGTGAGATGAGGAGGTAGGAGAAGAATTTCTTCTCGAAGTAGTGCACCAGCGTTGGGGTGGAGATCAGCGAATGGAAACTTGGTTTCATCAAAAACGACATCACGGGAGATCTATACTCGCCCGGTGGAGACATCTAAGCACTTGACCCCTTTGTGCTGGGCACTGTAGCCAAGGAATACGCACTGTTTTGATCGAAACATGAGCTTTCGGTTGTTGTAGGGACGAAGgttgggccaacatgcacacccaaatACACGAAGGGACTTATAGTCTGGTTTGGTGTGGAGAAGTCTTTCTACCGGAGTTTCATTATCAATAACACGACTAGGGAGCATGTTGATGATATGGACTGCGGTTAAAAAcgcttcatcccagaattttagTGGCATGGAGACGCCTGCTAGAAGAGCAAGGCCAACCTCGACGATGTGTCGATGCTTACGTTCAGCTGACCCGTTTTGCTGGTGAGCATGAGGACATGACACTTGATGTGAGACACCAAGTGTTTGGAAGAAGGAGTTCAACTTTtcgtactcccctccccagtcTGACTGGACAGCGATGATTTTGCTGTCAAATTTTCGCTCAACAAGCGCTTGAAAGTTTTTGAACACTTGAAACACATCGGATCGTTTCTTTAAAAGATAGATCCAAGAAAATTTGCTAAAGTCATCGATGAAGCTAACATAATAGGTGTGTCTGCCAACAGAAGTAGGGGCAGGgccccaaacatcagaaaaaatCAATTGTAACGGTTTGGTAGAAACACTGCTGGAAATTGGGTAAGGCAACTGATGACTTCTAGCTttctgacatgaatcacaaattgtCTCATTATgacgctcaccaacaaacgggagattatttttcctaagcaatttttcaactaaagaaaaagatgcATGTCCTAAACGATCATGCCAACGTGTGGACgaaagcttgatagcaccacaagcATATTTATTTGGTCTTCTAAACTCCGTAATCAACGGATAGAGGCCGCcaacgcatctacctcgatagagaattgtcctcgttgcctgatccttgatcaaaaagaagtaaGGGTGAAATTCGAGAAATACATGGTTATCAAGGGCAATTCTATGGACACAAAGAAGACTCTTGTTGGCATTAGGAACATGCAAAAAAATTCTAAGATGGATAGTGCCATGAGGGGTACGAAATATTGAGTGACCAAAGTGACTTATACTCATACCTTCTCCACTGGCAGTGTGGATTTGATCCTTGCCACGATACTTCTCCTTCATGGTTCCTTTTTCGAGCTCGTTGGTGATGTGGTTGGTAGCACCACTGTCGATGTACCAGTTCGTGCCGACGCCATATGAGCCCCCGGCCGCCGCAGCGACTTTTTCTTCATCTTGAGAGTCGTAGTCGTCCTCCTCATACCTGTACCAGCAATCCTTTGCTGTGTGCCTGACCTTGCCGCAGATCTGGCACCGAGGGGTGTCCGGGCGGTTCCTGCCGGCGCCACCAGCGCCGCGTCCGCGGCGACCTCGGCCACCAGATCGGGGTGGCGTGGCGCCACGGTTGCCAACACCGCTGGACCTGCCCCTATTGCGAGAGGGGCCACGCGACCGAGAGCCGCCACCCCGCCCGCGAGTGGCCGTGTTCGCGGATGAtttgaagccgccgccgccggcccccagGAATTGAGCCATGCGCTGATCGAAATTGGATAAcatggcaaagagttcatcaaggGTTACCCCTGTCATGCGAGCGTCAAGGGCAGAGACCAGAGGCTGATAGTCGGCGTCGAGCCCGTGGATGATGTAGGAGGCGAGTTCGTCGTCGGGGATCGCCTTGCCTGCGGCAGCTAGCTCATCTGCGTAGCCACGCATGGCGGCGAAGTAGGAGGCGATGGAGAGGTTCCCCTTCTGCGCGTTGATGAGGGATGTTCGGATGTTGTTGATGCGGCTGGCAGACTGGGACGAGAACATCCCAGCGAGCGTCGTCCAGAGCACGCCCGCGGTGGTGACCGTGGTCACCGTGAGCAGCACCTCACGCGTCAGGTTATTCAGCAGATATCCAAGGACCTGCTGATCCTCCCGGACCCAGattgggtggagagggttgggcgatgagacctccttgccgtccttggtggtGACGGGGAGTTTCGCCGGCTCTGGCTGGGTGCCGTCGACGTAGCCGTAGACACCGGCGCCACGCAGCTGGGGGATGACTTGCGTGCGCCATAGCACATAGTTTGTGCGGGTTAGCTTCTCGGTAACCTGGCCATTGAGGCTGGTTTGGGATGCGccggaggaggaagacatggctagGGCTAGATGGAGTTTGCAGGGAGCTTAGATGGGAAAAGGATAGCTCTGACTACCATGTGCGATAGCTGGAAACGTCTTGCCTGTTGAGGCCGACGGGTACGTGTTAATATAATGAGGCGCACCTTCCATACAGCGCATACAATGTGGTTTAAATTACAGGAGATATTCAGGGAGAAGATAGAACTTGGAGAGAAAGAAACAACTCATCTCTATCTATCCTAACTACCTCCAGGTGCGGCTCAGCTGTAGATGCGCCATATACCACGTACCATAACGTGACAGCATGTTTGACAGAACCTACAGTGGTATGTATTGCAAAGTAGTATGCGTGCTGGTGTTTCGTGTGATCTACTTTATCCAAATGAAAAGTAGTAGTTTGCTGTTTCAGATGTAAGTTGAGATGATAAATATGCTGTAATCCAAACAACCCAATGCATCTACATCCATATTTCGGTGCATTATGTGTGGAGAATAAAAGAAATTCAATCAGAATGAAGACAGAACCCCTTCATGCATCCATGAGAAAACTGAATCTGCTATAGGCTACAGTATTATCGTGTTTCCATATGGCTTTTGGGCATCTGTcttactccatccgttccaaaatagataacctaactttgtactaactttagtacaaagttaggttatctattttggaacggagggagtatataaaagcGGAGTGATGATGATTAGCCATGTCTCAGGACCAAAGTCGATCATCAACGGACGGAGCCAAACATTGATTGTTCATCAAGGAAGGGATCCCTCTCTGACAGCAAGTCAAGTCTTTCCACGCGCAGCGAGTAAACTAGTCTACCGCAACTATTCCACACCAGCAGCAAACTTGTACAAACACATCCCACCGTTGCTCAAAGGAAATGTCAGTTTGGGATCAGACCCATTTTCTTGCTTACTCTGTTTTTCTTTCTTCCCTCTGTTTCTGTTTTGGAAGAAAACAGAGGAATAAttaatcagagagagagagagagagagagagagagagatacaaactgcCCCCTTTGCTGCTACCCTTCCAAAACATGCCAAAGTGCACTTGTGGCCGCCTCCCTCTACACCCAGGATTTGGTGGGACAAGTTCAACATACATATTCTTCATACTAAAATGTATAACAACATATTGTAGAAAAAAAATTTGGAACGaaagccacaatggtccgagattATAATAAAGCCCTAAAACAGGCCTGAGTGCAAACAGAGAGCAAGGATACAACTGCTGGGATTACCAACTTAACAAAGGTACAGCTGGGGGGAACCAGCAAAAACATTCCCCAAAACAGATGGACAAGCATGCAAGGAAGTCAATCGTCTCGCAGCAAACATACACTCATGTCTATAACTACTTACGTGATCTCTTCAACATGAGAAGGCGCTCTGCTACATCTGTCATTGCTGGTCTTTCATCCACATCAAGATTGAGGCATTCCACGGCAATCCTTGCAAGGCTACCAAGAAGCTCCAAATCTCCCGGTTCTACAAGTTCCTTGTCAAACAGTTCAACTGGTATCTTCTTTGTTTTGTGAGCATCAACAAAATTCCTCACTAAGCTGTTATGGTCGGAATAAGTGGCCTTCCTCCTGCTAATAAGTTCCAAGAGTAGTACTCCAAAACTGTAGACATCACTCTTTTCCGTCAGTAATCCAGTTTGTAGATACACTGGATCCATGTAAGTCCTATCACCAATGACAGATGTGGCATGTTCTTTATCCCTTGCAATCATCCTTGATATACCAAAGTCAGATATTTTTGGtacataatcatcatccaacagtATGTTTGCTGGTTTCACATCACCGTGCAGAATTCTTTTGCCAGTTTTTGAATGCATATATGCTAGGCCTTCCGCTGATTCTGCTGCAATATTTAGACGCACATCGAGATCAAGAGGCACCTTGTTGTTGCTGTGAAGAGTGTCATCAAGGCTACCTTTGGAGAGGAACTCATAGACTAGCATTGGGATGTCAACTTCTAGGCAACAACCTATGAGCCTGACAATGTTCTTGTGGATGACTTGAGACTGAATAATGACTTCGTTTGCAAATTGCTCATTATGTGCCACACTGTCGGTAACAGGCTTCTTTACTGCAACTAATTGGTTATCAAGATAACCCTTGTAAACTTCACCAAAGCAGCCTTTTCCTATAAAATTGGCACACTTCAAAATTGGCTTGAGCTCCTCCCTTCTGTAAATCTTTATATTGTTTGCCTTTTCTAGTGCAGGTCCTCCATTTTTCATATAAAGTTGTGTCATCTTCCTCTTTTGTCTACGAAGAAGGAGAATGAACGCGACAAGTGCTATGACAAAAAGACCACCTATTGCACCTACATAAAGAAATTCCGTTACATATCTCATAAACTGGCAATCGAAAATAGTACTCGTGAGAATAACTCGAAGGAATACAGGAGTGCTGCTGAATAAGTAACTTACCTACGCCCAGCTTTGCTGGCAGGGGAAACATTTCCGCGCAACGCTCATGTGTGGCGTCGCCCTTTGTTCCGGCAGGGCAAGCACATTTGTATCCTCCTTCCGTGTTGTGGCATTTCCCGTAGCAAGGATACAAATCTGGATTCTTACATTCATCAATGTCTACAAACAAATTCACCAGACATGCATATACGTACAGTTAATATAAAGCCACATGTTACGTAGATACGGCTGAAGAAAAAAGAGATGGATATATCAGTCAAATGTATGTACCTCGGCAGCCATTTGGAATGTATGGGTTGCCTTGGTACCCTTGCGAGCACCTGCACATGTACCCCGTGGCCGCGTAGCCATCGGCCATCAGGTCCAAGGGTACTTGGACGCACATGGTGTTGTCACCGGCGCACGCGTATCCCTTGGGGGCCGGTTGGCCAGGCTGTGGACACGAATGGTTGACGATGACAAAGTCTACCACAACAGGCACCCCTCTGGCCTCGTTCTTCCGCAAGAAAACATCGCCGTCGAGGTCCAGCGATGTGAAGTTGTACCAGTACTTGTCCACAAACATGCCATAGACGCAGTCATCTTCGTAGTTTGTAATGCGTAGTGACGAACGTCTGTTGATGGTCACTGTGTAAAATTAAGTGAAATTTGAAATGTCAAAATCCAAAATAATTCCCTAAATATGCGAGATTTTcagaattttgcatatttcagtgagGTCCGAAATAAAAGAACCTTGGTTGCTGGTGGCTTGCGGCGGGATGGGGACCTGGCAGCAACCCCGCCCCAAGCATTTCCCGTTGACAGCGTCATCGAAGGTCACGACTGCTTCGCAAGGGGGCCCATTTAGCTGACCTGCGCTCGTGTACTTCCCGATGGCCATCAACACGGTGCTTTCCTCCGTCATGAAGAAGGGTGACAAGGACGGGAAGGATATTCTAATCTCCCCCCTATACGAGTAATGCGTCTCGTTCAATTTGCAGTCGTAGCAGAATGGAGCGTGCACCTGCAGTTTCCCATCCGCGACGGACACGCCGGTGAGCTCGACCGGCGAGAAGGACATGTTTCCAGGCATAGTATAGTCCTCTATGTCGTTCAAGCTGTAGATGTTATCCTTGGTCATGATCAGCGGCTTTCTGGAGTTGAGCTGCGAAAGTAGGCAGTCGTCCAAGGCATCAAAGGAGTCCTCGTTGCAATTAGGAGGGTCATAAGGAAAGAAGGCGCGGGGCGGATGG
Protein-coding regions in this window:
- the LOC123168113 gene encoding wall-associated receptor kinase 2 translates to MTTHYYYVLAVTLLLVAAASRQKLSKAEPVTLPGCPDRCGDVSIPYPFGTKDGCFLPGFQIICNDTFHPPRAFFPYDPPNCNEDSFDALDDCLLSQLNSRKPLIMTKDNIYSLNDIEDYTMPGNMSFSPVELTGVSVADGKLQVHAPFCYDCKLNETHYSYRGEIRISFPSLSPFFMTEESTVLMAIGKYTSAGQLNGPPCEAVVTFDDAVNGKCLGRGCCQVPIPPQATSNQVTINRRSSLRITNYEDDCVYGMFVDKYWYNFTSLDLDGDVFLRKNEARGVPVVVDFVIVNHSCPQPGQPAPKGYACAGDNTMCVQVPLDLMADGYAATGYMCRCSQGYQGNPYIPNGCRDIDECKNPDLYPCYGKCHNTEGGYKCACPAGTKGDATHERCAEMFPLPAKLGVGAIGGLFVIALVAFILLLRRQKRKMTQLYMKNGGPALEKANNIKIYRREELKPILKCANFIGKGCFGEVYKGYLDNQLVAVKKPVTDSVAHNEQFANEVIIQSQVIHKNIVRLIGCCLEVDIPMLVYEFLSKGSLDDTLHSNNKVPLDLDVRLNIAAESAEGLAYMHSKTGKRILHGDVKPANILLDDDYVPKISDFGISRMIARDKEHATSVIGDRTYMDPVYLQTGLLTEKSDVYSFGVLLLELISRRKATYSDHNSLVRNFVDAHKTKKIPVELFDKELVEPGDLELLGSLARIAVECLNLDVDERPAMTDVAERLLMLKRSRK